From the Alkalibacter rhizosphaerae genome, one window contains:
- a CDS encoding 5-(carboxyamino)imidazole ribonucleotide synthase, protein MNKNILKQRLGIIGGGQLGKMMLQASSTWSISTVVLDPDSSCPASAFCDELIVAGFQDEKGLESIAKKSDVLTCEFEHISTEGLKNLERKGYIVYPRAESLKIIQNKYDQKKFLKEKGLPVGTFLSVNNSDQLHQIGEELGYPYMLKTATEAYDGKGNQLVSSFEQAPEAYEFLSKRSDIVYAEAFIDFDREISVLCCRGKDGKTVTYPVAENIHKNSILYETLAPARITNSQESEAKEVAVKISGVFDAVGIFCVEMFIDKKGSILINEVAPRPHNSGHFTIEACETSQFENHVRAVLGLPLGSTRQRSPVVMRNLLGTPDHAGIPVIVGAEKALSIEGFHLHYYGKEQTRPHRKMGHFTVLADTLESAIEKADLGEVCLRIVSESSKGKE, encoded by the coding sequence ATGAACAAAAATATTTTAAAACAACGTCTGGGTATAATCGGTGGCGGACAGCTGGGAAAAATGATGCTCCAGGCATCATCAACATGGAGCATCAGTACCGTTGTTTTGGATCCTGATTCGTCTTGTCCTGCTTCTGCCTTTTGCGATGAACTCATCGTCGCAGGATTTCAAGACGAAAAAGGATTGGAATCCATCGCCAAAAAATCAGATGTTCTTACCTGCGAATTTGAACACATCTCCACAGAAGGATTAAAAAACTTGGAAAGAAAGGGATACATCGTATATCCCCGTGCTGAAAGTTTAAAGATCATTCAAAATAAATACGATCAGAAAAAATTTCTCAAAGAAAAAGGTTTGCCTGTAGGGACATTTCTATCCGTAAACAATTCGGATCAATTGCATCAAATCGGCGAGGAGCTGGGATACCCTTACATGCTGAAAACTGCAACAGAGGCTTATGATGGCAAGGGGAATCAACTGGTTTCCTCTTTTGAACAGGCCCCGGAAGCATACGAATTTTTGTCCAAACGTTCTGACATTGTCTATGCAGAAGCTTTTATTGATTTCGACAGGGAAATTTCCGTTTTATGTTGTCGAGGTAAAGATGGGAAAACGGTGACCTATCCCGTAGCAGAAAATATTCACAAGAACAGCATCCTTTACGAAACTCTCGCTCCTGCAAGAATCACAAATTCCCAGGAATCGGAAGCCAAGGAGGTCGCCGTGAAGATCAGCGGCGTGTTCGATGCTGTTGGTATCTTTTGCGTTGAAATGTTCATCGATAAAAAGGGCAGTATCCTGATCAATGAAGTAGCTCCCCGACCCCATAATTCCGGACATTTTACCATCGAAGCCTGCGAAACTTCCCAATTCGAAAATCATGTACGGGCTGTCCTCGGACTTCCATTGGGCAGTACCCGACAACGATCACCCGTGGTCATGCGCAATTTGCTTGGTACACCCGACCATGCTGGGATCCCCGTCATCGTGGGTGCGGAAAAAGCATTATCCATCGAAGGATTCCACCTTCATTATTATGGCAAGGAACAAACTCGTCCCCACCGGAAAATGGGACATTTTACGGTACTTGCAGATACCTTGGAATCGGCCATTGAAAAAGCCGACTTGGGAGAAGTTTGCCTGCGCATCGTATCGGAATCATCTAAAGGAAAGGAATGA
- a CDS encoding TetR/AcrR family transcriptional regulator, translating into MTIAKRNKKERIYQNAKELLYKDGFNKTTIKKIAEASDVPISLVHYYFNKKEEIIRSIYIDFLNNIEFFLYRNKPEIYSNSILSHAVTSRIYYDIILKDENNRRVYLEVLHNSSNYRILSKYMNKMYHKYVEDNHLVLSDELFKAYVLMDFGARRELLLQYFDGQVDLSIMDLVSTLNGMLPRLLKLNQHFIDSLLLDSISIAESMDYKQLRFLV; encoded by the coding sequence ATGACAATCGCCAAACGCAACAAAAAAGAACGAATATACCAGAATGCAAAAGAACTGCTCTATAAAGATGGCTTCAACAAAACTACCATTAAAAAAATTGCGGAGGCCAGCGACGTTCCCATCAGTCTGGTCCACTATTACTTCAATAAAAAGGAAGAGATCATTCGCTCCATTTACATCGATTTCTTAAATAATATTGAATTTTTTCTCTATCGAAACAAACCGGAGATCTACTCCAATTCCATTTTATCCCATGCAGTAACTTCTCGGATCTATTATGATATTATTTTAAAGGATGAAAACAATCGACGTGTGTATTTGGAAGTGCTTCACAACAGTTCCAATTATCGAATTCTCAGCAAATACATGAACAAAATGTATCACAAATATGTGGAAGACAACCATTTGGTGTTGTCCGATGAATTATTCAAAGCATATGTTTTGATGGACTTTGGTGCCAGACGCGAACTCCTACTGCAGTATTTCGATGGGCAAGTTGATCTGAGCATTATGGATCTGGTGTCGACACTGAATGGCATGCTTCCTCGACTGCTGAAGTTAAATCAACACTTCATTGACAGTCTGCTCTTGGATTCCATCTCCATCGCTGAATCCATGGATTACAAACAACTCAGGTTTCTGGTTTAA
- a CDS encoding uroporphyrinogen decarboxylase family protein encodes MKPTAEQRVEMLKKAIMCEQPERVPVVSKAEPSYAIQYAGYDLKEAQWDPALILKATDKMYEDIYCDAGGNMPRFPLVYKTNGSKAFVPRESDDFVQHPEVTGLLAEEYDEYIADPFKCIVETVMPRLYPKLSTKDTEGGLNLLRAMIADNQSKSQYLGGLAELGKKHGIINIRRGAIEAPFDFVADLLRGFTGISMDIRRDQGRLKAAVEATLPLMVRLGKIVNPTPGTIPSLFIPLHMPSYIRTKDFENLYWPTFKKMVDTFISDGYTLQIFFEKNWERYYDFLQELPKGVIAYFEEDDMGVVKEKIGKNVCIMGNYPITMLRLNTKQQCIDKAKEIIDKAAPGGGYLFCMDKSILTIDDAKPENLIAVSEFVHEYGVYK; translated from the coding sequence ATGAAACCTACAGCAGAACAACGCGTCGAGATGCTGAAAAAAGCAATCATGTGCGAGCAACCGGAACGCGTACCAGTCGTAAGCAAAGCAGAACCATCCTATGCCATCCAGTATGCAGGCTACGATCTGAAGGAGGCCCAATGGGACCCTGCTTTGATTTTGAAAGCAACAGACAAAATGTACGAGGACATCTATTGTGATGCAGGAGGCAACATGCCCCGATTTCCGTTGGTATATAAAACTAATGGGTCCAAAGCGTTTGTTCCCAGAGAATCAGATGACTTTGTACAACATCCGGAAGTAACGGGTTTGCTGGCAGAAGAATACGACGAGTACATTGCAGATCCCTTCAAGTGCATCGTGGAAACGGTCATGCCAAGGTTGTACCCAAAACTTTCAACGAAAGACACGGAAGGTGGTTTGAATCTTCTTCGAGCCATGATCGCTGACAACCAATCCAAATCTCAATACTTGGGAGGTTTGGCGGAATTAGGGAAAAAACATGGGATCATCAATATTCGTCGTGGTGCCATCGAAGCTCCTTTCGACTTTGTTGCAGACCTTCTTCGTGGATTCACCGGGATTTCCATGGATATACGAAGAGACCAAGGTCGATTAAAAGCTGCAGTGGAAGCCACATTGCCGCTGATGGTGCGTTTGGGTAAAATTGTGAACCCCACGCCGGGAACCATACCTTCCTTGTTTATTCCGTTGCACATGCCGTCCTATATACGAACCAAAGACTTTGAGAACCTGTATTGGCCGACGTTCAAAAAAATGGTGGACACTTTTATTTCAGACGGTTATACCCTTCAAATTTTCTTCGAGAAGAACTGGGAGCGATATTACGATTTCTTGCAGGAACTACCAAAAGGGGTCATTGCGTATTTTGAAGAAGATGACATGGGTGTGGTAAAAGAAAAAATCGGAAAAAATGTCTGTATCATGGGAAATTACCCGATCACCATGTTGCGACTCAATACCAAACAGCAATGCATCGATAAAGCCAAGGAGATCATCGATAAGGCAGCACCAGGGGGAGGATACCTGTTCTGCATGGACAAATCCATTTTGACCATCGACGATGCCAAACCGGAAAACTTGATTGCCGTCAGTGAATTTGTTCACGAATACGGCGTATACAAATAG
- a CDS encoding thioredoxin family protein translates to MIIKILGTGCKKCNLLEENVKKAVTGTNADVQVEKVTDLGEITGYGVMSTPALVIDDRVVSQGKVLKPKDIEGFIQKLG, encoded by the coding sequence ATGATCATTAAAATTCTAGGAACCGGATGTAAAAAATGCAACCTGCTGGAGGAAAACGTAAAAAAGGCAGTGACCGGAACCAATGCAGATGTCCAGGTTGAAAAAGTAACAGATCTAGGGGAAATAACGGGTTATGGAGTCATGTCCACTCCTGCATTGGTCATCGACGATCGTGTAGTGTCTCAAGGAAAAGTATTGAAACCCAAAGACATTGAAGGGTTTATTCAAAAATTAGGTTAA
- a CDS encoding permease: MIVFQWMNNQLLKMQWLHDLVTKLVENVFGLDVQERIGGSIHFFIYDVVKIFILLSVLIFVISYVQSYFPPERTRAILGRYKGITANILGALLGTITPFCSCSSIPLFIGFTSAGLPVGVTFSFLISSPLVDLASVLLLASIFNWRIALAYVVVGLILAVIGGTIISKAKMDEYVEPFVYGSKVTDTPQEDLTVQDRLAFGKEQVLEIIQRVWIYILVGVGIGAAIHNWIPESVITAILGQDKWYSVLVAALVGIPMYADIFGTLPIAEALVGKGVGIGTALAFMMAVTALSLPSIIMLKRVVKNKLLFTFVGLVATGIIIIGYVFNAFGQLFI, encoded by the coding sequence ATGATCGTTTTTCAATGGATGAACAACCAGCTCTTGAAAATGCAGTGGCTGCATGACTTGGTAACAAAGCTTGTAGAAAACGTTTTTGGCTTGGATGTCCAGGAACGGATCGGTGGAAGCATCCACTTTTTTATTTACGATGTCGTAAAAATATTCATTTTGTTGTCTGTTTTGATTTTTGTCATATCGTACGTGCAAAGTTATTTCCCTCCTGAAAGAACCAGAGCCATTTTAGGTCGTTATAAGGGAATCACCGCCAATATACTTGGGGCCTTGCTTGGAACCATCACTCCATTTTGTTCCTGCTCTTCCATCCCCTTGTTTATCGGATTTACCAGTGCCGGTCTACCTGTAGGAGTGACATTCAGCTTTTTGATCAGTTCCCCCCTGGTGGATTTGGCTTCCGTTTTACTTCTTGCCAGCATTTTCAACTGGCGGATCGCCTTGGCTTACGTAGTTGTTGGGTTGATCCTGGCTGTCATTGGAGGCACCATCATCAGCAAGGCAAAAATGGACGAATACGTAGAACCTTTTGTATATGGATCAAAAGTGACGGATACTCCTCAAGAAGACTTGACGGTCCAAGACCGACTGGCTTTCGGGAAAGAACAAGTACTGGAGATCATTCAACGGGTATGGATCTACATATTGGTTGGCGTAGGCATCGGTGCAGCCATCCACAACTGGATCCCGGAATCCGTCATCACGGCAATTTTAGGTCAAGACAAGTGGTATTCTGTTTTGGTTGCTGCTCTGGTGGGTATCCCCATGTATGCAGATATTTTTGGAACGCTCCCAATTGCGGAAGCCCTGGTTGGCAAAGGCGTTGGGATCGGTACAGCCCTGGCTTTCATGATGGCGGTCACAGCTTTGTCTCTTCCTTCCATCATCATGTTGAAACGAGTGGTAAAAAACAAGCTTTTGTTCACCTTTGTAGGTTTGGTTGCAACAGGGATCATCATTATTGGCTACGTTTTTAATGCCTTCGGGCAACTATTTATATGA
- a CDS encoding ArsR/SmtB family transcription factor: MEHVFIENAKLFKALGDPKRLKIIELLSKGEMCACKILEAFEMSQSTLSHHLKILSDCGLIKGRNEGKWIHYSLNKDNLEKIQQLLEGLNK; this comes from the coding sequence ATGGAACATGTATTTATAGAAAACGCAAAATTGTTCAAGGCACTTGGCGACCCCAAGCGCTTGAAGATCATTGAATTGTTGTCCAAGGGTGAGATGTGTGCCTGCAAGATCCTGGAGGCCTTTGAGATGTCTCAATCCACCCTGTCCCATCACTTGAAGATCCTCTCCGATTGTGGACTGATCAAAGGTCGAAATGAAGGCAAATGGATCCACTACTCTTTGAACAAAGACAACTTGGAAAAAATACAACAATTATTGGAGGGTTTAAACAAATGA
- the rsgA gene encoding ribosome small subunit-dependent GTPase A has protein sequence MKNQIIELGITDRERALASEYPDLFIGRVVAQYKGQYQVTTSETTMASVLSGKLRHQTTSSENLPAVGDFVLLDRNLGDFGKGIIHKILPRKSAFIRMAAGTSQQKQVVATNIDFVFLCMALNNDFNLRRLERYLSVAWDSGAMPVVVLTKADLCENVEDKRIEVERIAPGVDVLITSTFMKDGIVPLLPYLRSEKTVAFIGSSGVGKSTLINDLLGKSEMATKETRKDDKGRHTTTHRELLWTPYGGAVIDTPGMRELGVDGINSEKSFSDILKLSKKCRFSDCLHETEPGCAVQAAIEDGSLEEARLASFKKLKKEASYNGLNSKQIEKRKIDDMFQDFGGLKNARNYIKNKNKRK, from the coding sequence ATGAAAAATCAAATAATAGAGCTTGGAATCACCGATCGTGAAAGAGCGCTGGCATCCGAATACCCGGACCTTTTTATAGGAAGAGTCGTTGCCCAATACAAGGGACAGTATCAGGTGACTACCAGTGAAACGACGATGGCTTCCGTTTTGTCGGGCAAGTTGCGCCATCAGACAACGAGTAGCGAAAACTTGCCGGCAGTAGGTGATTTTGTTTTGTTGGATCGTAATTTAGGAGATTTTGGCAAGGGGATCATCCACAAGATCTTGCCGAGAAAAAGCGCTTTCATCCGAATGGCTGCAGGGACAAGCCAACAAAAGCAGGTCGTTGCGACCAATATTGATTTTGTCTTTCTATGCATGGCTTTAAACAATGATTTCAACTTGAGACGACTGGAACGCTACCTCTCCGTTGCGTGGGACAGTGGAGCAATGCCTGTTGTTGTTTTGACCAAGGCGGATTTGTGTGAAAACGTGGAAGACAAGCGTATCGAGGTAGAAAGGATCGCTCCTGGAGTTGATGTATTGATCACTTCCACTTTTATGAAAGACGGGATCGTTCCTCTCCTGCCTTATCTCCGATCCGAAAAAACGGTGGCCTTCATCGGATCATCCGGTGTAGGCAAATCCACGTTGATCAACGATCTTCTTGGAAAATCCGAAATGGCAACCAAAGAAACGCGAAAAGACGACAAGGGACGACACACCACTACCCATCGCGAATTGCTATGGACACCTTACGGTGGAGCAGTCATCGACACTCCCGGTATGAGAGAGTTGGGTGTTGATGGAATAAACAGCGAAAAAAGTTTTTCCGACATCCTGAAATTGAGCAAAAAGTGTAGGTTTTCCGATTGTCTTCATGAAACGGAACCAGGCTGTGCAGTACAAGCAGCCATAGAAGATGGATCTTTGGAAGAAGCCCGACTTGCCAGTTTCAAGAAATTAAAAAAAGAAGCATCTTATAATGGTTTGAATTCGAAACAAATTGAAAAAAGAAAGATCGACGACATGTTTCAAGATTTTGGCGGATTAAAGAACGCACGAAATTACATAAAAAACAAAAACAAGCGAAAATAA
- a CDS encoding nitrous oxide-stimulated promoter family protein produces MDPAKEKRIFETMTIIYCTKHHAGRSPCPSCGNLITYAWQRIDHCPHGSAKPFCSKCSIHCFHPNERQKVKNVMRYSGPRMIFHSPLDAFRHLFSR; encoded by the coding sequence ATGGATCCTGCAAAAGAAAAAAGGATTTTTGAAACAATGACCATCATCTACTGTACCAAGCATCATGCAGGGAGATCTCCCTGCCCCTCTTGTGGTAATCTGATCACTTATGCCTGGCAGCGGATCGACCATTGCCCTCACGGATCTGCCAAACCCTTTTGTTCCAAATGTTCCATCCATTGCTTTCATCCGAACGAGCGGCAAAAGGTCAAAAATGTCATGAGATATTCTGGCCCAAGAATGATTTTCCATTCCCCGCTGGATGCATTTCGTCATTTGTTTTCCCGATGA
- a CDS encoding molybdenum cofactor biosynthesis protein MoaE, giving the protein MTDKKMSPSMDLWLKEAKEDPQASNVGMFLVHNGTVRQTPKAQVRQGIDDGTVVQQLTFSYDEEKVQKAIEETYALDGIFYVRVWLNEGLLDVGDDIMYVLIGGDIRPHVIDGLQYLVEIIKTQCVVELEHKV; this is encoded by the coding sequence ATGACGGATAAAAAGATGTCGCCTTCCATGGATCTCTGGTTGAAGGAAGCGAAAGAAGATCCGCAAGCATCTAATGTAGGCATGTTTCTGGTGCACAACGGTACGGTCCGTCAAACACCAAAGGCTCAAGTACGACAAGGCATCGATGACGGAACCGTAGTCCAACAACTTACCTTTTCTTATGATGAAGAAAAAGTCCAAAAGGCCATTGAAGAAACCTACGCGCTGGATGGCATATTCTATGTTCGCGTTTGGCTCAACGAAGGATTGCTGGATGTTGGCGACGATATCATGTATGTTTTGATCGGTGGAGACATCCGTCCTCACGTTATAGACGGCCTCCAATATTTGGTTGAGATAATCAAGACCCAGTGTGTTGTTGAGTTGGAGCATAAAGTCTAG
- a CDS encoding DUF4153 domain-containing protein, with product MKKDNMVLIHGDDPKKLEELYQKDPALFRKHYEEALPLWEDSAIKTVWMERLYYEFENGMKPHEEKKKLLPFHLFKILGLAIGSGIAGRLLFPLIVDQKIASVNIVFGIFLFLSIYFLSEYKPAKRISILVLLLFFLSGVYLNLLPLENRDSIILAYLHFPVWLWMLLGAAYTGDRFMDHDARVSYIKFQVEFALLYGAMAIGGILVTGMTLQLFSMIGMEISEFYFENVVLFGAVGLTVVAAGLAARERGFSGNASAHLSKIFSPIVLLTLIAFVFFVVSSNKNPFMDRDFLLIYNGVLLFVLAITMFFVLETSPTGKNLLFSMIHTVLISLTLLLDSLGLSAILFRLAAFGVTANRLAVLGLNLIVWIHLASILVASFQFLRKKKQKVQLAAAVVRFLPVYGLWAALVVFAFPIFFTY from the coding sequence ATGAAAAAAGACAACATGGTATTGATCCATGGAGACGATCCAAAAAAATTGGAAGAACTCTATCAAAAAGATCCGGCACTCTTTCGAAAACATTATGAAGAAGCCCTGCCCCTGTGGGAAGACTCAGCAATCAAAACAGTCTGGATGGAGAGGCTGTATTATGAATTCGAGAATGGGATGAAGCCGCACGAAGAAAAGAAAAAGCTCCTCCCCTTCCACTTGTTTAAAATACTTGGATTGGCAATAGGATCTGGAATAGCAGGTCGACTTCTCTTTCCCTTGATCGTCGACCAAAAAATTGCATCAGTCAATATCGTTTTTGGGATCTTCCTGTTCCTTTCTATCTACTTTCTTTCAGAATACAAACCCGCGAAAAGGATCAGCATTTTAGTACTGCTTCTTTTCTTCTTGTCTGGAGTGTATTTGAACCTGTTGCCGTTGGAAAATCGGGACAGCATCATTTTAGCGTATCTCCACTTCCCTGTTTGGTTGTGGATGCTACTTGGAGCAGCCTACACCGGCGACCGATTCATGGATCATGACGCAAGGGTCTCCTATATCAAATTTCAAGTGGAATTTGCTTTGCTCTATGGAGCCATGGCCATTGGCGGGATCCTGGTCACCGGTATGACGCTGCAGCTTTTTTCCATGATCGGCATGGAAATATCCGAGTTTTACTTTGAAAACGTAGTCCTGTTCGGTGCTGTTGGCCTGACGGTCGTTGCAGCTGGCTTGGCAGCCAGGGAACGAGGCTTTTCCGGCAATGCCTCGGCTCATCTTTCAAAGATATTCAGTCCTATAGTATTGTTGACATTGATCGCATTTGTTTTTTTTGTTGTTTCATCTAATAAAAATCCATTCATGGACCGTGATTTTTTATTGATTTACAACGGCGTCCTTCTATTTGTACTTGCAATAACCATGTTCTTTGTTCTTGAGACGAGTCCGACTGGTAAAAATCTTCTCTTTTCCATGATCCATACCGTATTGATTTCTTTGACCTTGCTCCTTGACAGTCTCGGTCTGTCGGCCATCCTATTCCGATTGGCTGCTTTTGGCGTGACGGCGAACCGGTTGGCCGTATTGGGATTGAACCTTATCGTTTGGATCCATCTGGCATCGATCCTTGTCGCCTCTTTTCAGTTTCTGCGCAAAAAAAAGCAAAAGGTCCAACTTGCAGCAGCAGTGGTCCGATTCCTGCCCGTATATGGCTTATGGGCTGCTTTGGTCGTCTTCGCCTTCCCTATATTTTTTACATACTGA
- a CDS encoding helix-turn-helix domain-containing protein, whose amino-acid sequence MAIIINIDVMLAKRKMSVTELSEKVGITMANMSILKNGKAKAIRLTTLDAICNALDCQPGDLLEYQPNPERDPSL is encoded by the coding sequence ATGGCAATTATAATAAATATCGATGTTATGCTGGCCAAAAGAAAAATGAGTGTGACCGAGTTGTCGGAAAAAGTGGGGATCACCATGGCAAATATGTCCATTCTTAAAAATGGCAAGGCAAAAGCGATCCGGCTGACCACCCTGGACGCAATATGTAATGCTTTAGACTGCCAACCCGGCGATCTACTGGAATATCAACCAAATCCAGAAAGGGATCCATCGCTTTGA
- a CDS encoding DUF2975 domain-containing protein produces the protein MYKGSTLFLKLAVLLLGGLVCLFGVIMIPKISSLAAFLFPDQIFVSYFVFLILSATIIPFVYAIYQTWQLLTFIDHQNAFSEFSVRTLKRIKLSALSLVTLYIIGMPFFYMVADADDAPGFLLIAIVFLFAAAAIGVFAAILQALLQEAMRYKSEYDWTV, from the coding sequence ATGTATAAAGGATCTACACTTTTTTTAAAGCTGGCCGTCTTGCTGCTTGGTGGCTTGGTTTGTCTCTTTGGTGTAATAATGATTCCAAAAATCAGCTCTCTTGCCGCTTTTTTGTTTCCTGATCAAATATTTGTTTCCTATTTCGTTTTTTTGATATTGTCCGCTACCATCATACCCTTCGTATACGCCATTTATCAAACATGGCAATTGTTGACTTTTATCGATCATCAGAACGCTTTTTCCGAATTTTCGGTTCGAACCCTTAAAAGAATCAAGCTGTCGGCTTTGTCTTTAGTGACCCTCTACATAATTGGCATGCCCTTCTTCTACATGGTCGCTGATGCAGATGATGCACCCGGATTCCTGTTGATCGCTATCGTCTTTTTATTTGCCGCAGCCGCCATTGGTGTTTTTGCAGCAATTTTACAAGCTTTGCTGCAGGAAGCAATGCGCTACAAGTCGGAATACGACTGGACTGTGTGA
- a CDS encoding uroporphyrinogen decarboxylase family protein — protein sequence MLTKRQNLLETIRGGNPDRFVNQYEAFMCTDAIYGMIMGDPISAQGERPMPGGEPKKNAWGVTYAWPENVPAGFPVHDQEHKVIKDITKWKEVVKAPKTDFPPEAWAPFLPAVEAIDRNEVFATAFVAPGIFEQCHHLMGMDDALLNFYEEPEAMHELIDYFTEYELRYAAELVKYYKPDCIFHHDDWGSSTNSFLSPAMFEEFIVPAYKKIYGFYKENGVELIVHHSDSYAANLVPYMIEVGIDIFQGCIPTNNVPELIKKYGGQISFMGNLDSAVVDTEDWTDESIEAEVRQSIEKCGKHYYIPCIAQGGPGSIFPGVYESISKAIDKMSEEKF from the coding sequence ATGTTAACGAAAAGACAAAACTTATTGGAAACGATCCGCGGAGGTAATCCGGATCGGTTTGTGAATCAGTACGAAGCGTTTATGTGCACCGATGCCATTTATGGCATGATCATGGGCGACCCTATCTCTGCACAAGGGGAACGTCCGATGCCAGGTGGAGAGCCAAAGAAAAACGCTTGGGGCGTAACTTACGCATGGCCAGAAAATGTTCCCGCCGGATTCCCGGTACATGATCAAGAGCACAAGGTTATTAAAGACATCACCAAATGGAAAGAAGTTGTCAAAGCGCCAAAAACCGACTTCCCGCCGGAAGCTTGGGCACCTTTCCTACCAGCCGTTGAAGCAATCGATCGCAATGAAGTATTTGCGACCGCATTTGTTGCTCCTGGAATTTTCGAGCAATGCCACCACTTGATGGGTATGGATGATGCACTGTTGAACTTCTATGAAGAGCCGGAAGCCATGCACGAATTGATCGATTATTTTACAGAATATGAACTGCGGTATGCTGCAGAATTGGTCAAGTATTACAAGCCCGACTGCATCTTCCATCACGATGACTGGGGCAGCTCTACAAACTCCTTCTTGTCTCCAGCCATGTTTGAAGAGTTTATCGTACCTGCATACAAAAAAATCTACGGATTCTACAAAGAAAACGGTGTTGAATTGATCGTTCATCATAGTGACTCTTATGCAGCTAATCTTGTACCTTACATGATCGAAGTCGGCATCGATATTTTCCAGGGTTGCATTCCTACCAACAACGTGCCGGAACTGATCAAAAAATATGGCGGACAAATTTCCTTCATGGGAAATCTGGACAGCGCTGTTGTCGACACGGAAGACTGGACAGATGAGAGTATAGAAGCAGAAGTTCGTCAATCCATTGAAAAGTGCGGCAAACACTACTACATCCCCTGCATCGCACAAGGTGGACCGGGCAGCATCTTCCCGGGAGTGTACGAATCTATATCGAAAGCCATCGACAAAATGAGCGAAGAAAAATTCTAA
- a CDS encoding DUF1801 domain-containing protein, whose product MAEQKTKETDASVEDFIDSVENPKKREDATRLVKIFSEATGYPPKMWGPSIIGFGSYHYKYESGHEGDAPLVGFSPRKSKISLYFATGDDSRETLLKDLGKHTTGKACVYINKLADIDVNVLKEMILQSVDFLKARYPENDR is encoded by the coding sequence ATGGCTGAACAAAAAACAAAAGAAACGGATGCCAGCGTGGAAGACTTTATCGATAGCGTAGAAAATCCAAAAAAAAGGGAAGACGCAACACGTTTGGTTAAGATCTTTTCAGAAGCGACGGGATATCCTCCAAAGATGTGGGGCCCCAGCATCATCGGTTTTGGTTCTTATCACTACAAATATGAATCAGGTCATGAAGGAGATGCCCCTTTGGTGGGATTTTCTCCAAGAAAATCCAAGATCAGCCTATACTTTGCCACCGGAGACGATTCCCGGGAAACACTATTGAAAGATCTGGGGAAGCACACGACCGGAAAAGCTTGTGTTTATATCAACAAGCTGGCTGACATCGATGTGAACGTTCTGAAAGAGATGATCCTTCAATCCGTTGACTTTTTAAAAGCCCGATATCCGGAAAACGACAGATAG